The genomic segment CCAGGGCCTGGCCCTGGATGGTGCGCTCGGGGCAGTACGCGATCAGCGGTTCGGGGACCCGTTCGCTCAGGATGGGCAGCACCAGGCTCCGTGACGTGCCCACCGGCACCGTGCTGCGCACGATGACGAGGGTCGTCTCGTCGATGCCGTGCGCGATCGCCTCGGTGGCGGCCCGCAGGTGGCTGAGGTCGGGGGTGGTGCCGCCGGTCTCGATGGGTGTGCCGACGCAGATGATGACGACGGGCGGCAGCTTCTGCCCGCGCACGTCGGTGGTGACTCCGAAGGCGCCGCTCGCGGCCGCGCCCCGGATCTCCTCCTCGACGCCGGGCTCGGCCAGTTCGAGTACGCCCCGGGCGAGTTCGGCCGCCACCTTGGGGTTGGTCTCGTAGCCGAGCACGCTTCTGCCGGTGGTCAGCAGTGCGGCGGTGAGGGTGACGCCGACATAGCCCTGCCCGACGACGCACACGTCGTAGTCCTCGTACGGCCTGGTCGATGGCATTGACATAGCTCCCTGGAGGTGGCGTGGGACGGTGGAGTCGGTGCTCAGGTGCTCATGGGGAGGGCGTCCCGGGGCGGCTTGCCGAGCAGGTCCACGACACCGTCGACCAGGTGCCGGAACAGGCGCTCCCCCAGCTCCGCGGAGGCGCCGACGGCGGACGACAGCACTCCTCGGTCGGAGATCTCGTCCACGTCGACGGGGTGCCGGTAGACCCCCGCGGGCGGCGGCGCGTCGTGGCTGGGGCGTTCGGCGCGGACGGTGTCGGGGCGGAGGTACATCATCAGGCTCGTCTCGGTGAGGCCCGCGTGCTCCGCGTGCCAGCCCGGGAAGTGCGGTACGTGCTCGTGGAGCCACTCCTCGGCGACCAGGCTCCACCAGCTGAAGGCGAGCACCTCGGTCTCCGGGAAGAGGGTGGCCTGGGCGCACTCGTCGATCGCCTCGAAGAGCAGGCCCTCGTTCTCGTAGTGTCCGTTGACGACGACGAGGCGGGCGGGCCCGAGGCGGGCGAGTGAGGTGAGGCAGTCCGTGAGGTAGTCGATGAACGTGCTGCCGCCGATGTGCACGGTGCCCGGGAAGTGCAGTCCGCCGCCGCTCTGCGGCAGCGACCTCGCCGAGAAGGGCTGGCCGGGCAGCAGCAGACCGCCGGCCTCCGCGACCACCTGCCGGGCAAGGGCGTCCGGGATGTCCATGTCGACGGAGAGCGGGAGGTGAGGGCCGTGCTGTTCGAGGCCGCCCACCGGCCACACGAGCGTGGCGCCGTCCATGGCCTGCCGGACCTGCGCGCTGGTCAAGTCGCCGTAGCGCGGTACGTTCGTGGCGCGTTGCCGCATCGCGTTCACCTCATGCCCCCTTGATGCTCCGTCCCACCAGGTCCGCGACCGTGCCTCCGTGCGCGGCCAGCCAGTCGTCGAAGCCCTGGCGGATGGCGCGGAGCGTGGCGTGCATGTTCTTGTGCAGCACGGTGTAGACCTGCACGGCGTCGGCGCCGACGCTCAGGTACTCCGCCACGTCCACGGCGTCGTTGACGCCGCCGCTCGCCATGACGGGCACGGTCAGGCCGTCGCGGCGCAGGCCGTAGATCTCGGCGAGCACGAGCGGTTTGATGCCGGGCCCGGAGTAGCCGAACGCGCCGCCCAGGCGCACCTCCCCGGTGTCGGCGTCGACGGCGAGGCCGGAGATGGTGTCGCTCAGGGTGAGGGCGTCCGCGCCGGATGCCGTGGCGGCGTCGACGCGCTCGCGCACCCGCTCCCCGATCGCCAGCTTGACGCTGATCGGCACCGGGGTGCGGCGGCGCACCGCCTCGGTGTACGCGGCGACGCGCTCCGGAGTGTCCTCCAGGCCGCCGTCCTCCTCGTTCAGGCACGAGATGCCGAGTTCGAGTGCGGTGCTGCCCGCCTCGGTCACGCGCTCGGCCAGGTCGGCGAGTTCCGCCGGCGAGTCCGCGTGCACGGACGTGATCACCGGCAGGCCGTCGTCGGCGAAGCGGCGCAGCATCGCGCACCAGTCGTCCACCGAACGGCGGGAGTACGTGGTGCTGTTGAGCATGCCGGTGGGCAGGCGCAGCAGGCGTTCGTTGCCCGGCGGTCCCGGCCTCGGGTGGATGGTCTTGGTGACCACGGCTCCGGCGCCGCCCGCGAGGAGCCGCCGGATGTTGCGTTCCTGGTCGGTGAGCAGCCCGGAGCCCACGACGACGGGGGACTTCAGGCGCAGGCCGAGGACCTCCACCGGGGCCGCGGTGGCGGCGGTTCCGGGTGCCTCCGGCCGGTTCGCTCCGCCCTCGGCGGCCGTCACGGTGCCATCACTGCTTTCTGGCCCAGCTTTTCGAGCAGGCGGAGCAGTTCGACGGGGTTGGCCTGCGCCTCCACCAGGTCGAGGACGGTGACGTCGGCGACGGAGGGCAGTCCGCGCAGCAGGTGGCTCGCGTTGGGCGCCAGCGGCATCGGGGTGACGACGACGATGGGCTTGTCCAGGGCGGAGGCCCAGCCGAGTTCGACGTGGGTGCCGTCGGTGCGCATCAGTTCACCGGCGGCGTCCACGGGGAGCACCGGTACGAACACGTCGCAGCGCCGCATCCAGCCGATGTCGCGGACGCTGACCTGGTCCGGCGAGAACAGCGGGGTGTCGACGCCGAACTTCTCGGCCACGTGGGCGGAGAAGACGGTGCCGTGTGCGGCGGTGACGGCTTCGATGATGTCGCCGATCGCGTGCCGCAGCGGCTGGTGGAAGCCGTCGTCACGGATCGCGTGCTGGATGGGCCCGCCGACGAAGACCTTGACTCCCGTCAGGTCGATGCCGTCCGTACCGTCGACGCGGACCACCGTGCTGTCACTCATGACATCTCCCGATCTGCTTGGCGAAGGCGAAGGCGAAGCGCGCTGTGGTGCACCTTGAGCTGCGTGTACTCGTTCAGACCCCATGTGCCGTACTCGACGCCGATCCCGGAGTGCCGGTGGCCGCCGAACGGCACGTCGTGCCGCAGGGCGCCGTGGGTGTTGAGCCACACGGTTCCGCACCGGGGCCGCGCGGCCAGTTCCCGGGCCCGGTCCTCGTCGCCCCACAGGGAGCAGCCGAGCCCGTACGTCGAGTCGTTGACGTGCGCGAAGACCTGTTCCACGTCGTCGTAGGGGATGACGGGGATCACCGGGCCGAACTGTTCCTCCTCTTCGAGGCGGCTGCCGGGCGGCAGGTCGGTGACGACGGTGGGGGGATAGAAGTGGCCCGGCCTGTCGAGGGGCGCGCCGCCGGCCAGGACGTCGGCTCCGGCCGCCACGGCGTCGTCCACCAGGTCCGCGACGCGCTGCAGTTGGGCGCGGCTGACGAGCGGGCCGTACTCGGTGGACGGATCGAGCCCGTCGCCCACGACCGCCGTCCGCGCCTTCTCCGCCATGGCCTCGGCGAGCCGGCGGTACGTGGCACGGGGCGCGTAGACGCGTTTGACCGCGGCGCAGAACTGGCCGCTGTTGGTCATGGCCGCGGTGAACAAATCCGGTGCGACGGACAGGACGTCGGTGCCGGGCAGGACGACGGCCGGGTCGTTGCCGCCGAGTTCGAGGACGACCCGTTTCAGGTCGGTCGCGGCCTGCCGGGCGATGGCGCGCCCCGCGGTGACCGATCCGGTGAAGGAGACGAGCCGGACCGCCGGGTGGACGGTCAGCCGGGCGCCGAGCTCGACGTCGCCGTCCACGACGGCGAAGGTCCCGGGTGGCAGGACCTCGCTGAGGATCCGGCCCATCATCAGGCTGGACAGCGGTGTGTCCGGGGACGGCTTGAGCACCACGGTGTTGCCGGCGAGGAGCGCGGGGGCGACCTTGCAGACGGCCAGCAGGACGGGGTAGTTCGACGGTGCGATCGCCGCGACCACGCCGTACGGCACGCGCTCCAGGTCGACCCGGGCGTCGGACTCGTCGACGAGCCGCTCCGACGGGATCCCCAGCTCGGCGGTGCGGGCGAACCAGTCGGCCGCCAGGCGCACTTCGGCCCTGGCGTGCCGCAGCGGCTTGCCCTGTTCCCTGGTGAGCAGTTCGGCCATCGGCTCCACCGCTTCGAGCAGGGCGCGGTGGCACGAGTGGAGCCGCTCGCGGCGCTCCGCCAAGGGGGTGGCCGCCCAGCCGGGGAAGGCGCGGGCCGCGTCGTCCAGCACGTGGTCGAGCCGTTCGGGCGTACATCCCGGGGCTTCGGCGAACACCTTGCCGAGTGCCGGGTTCTCGACCGGGGTCGGGCCGTATCGCACGGACCCGGGGGCGCCCGGGGGGAACTCGGCAGGGGGGAGAGCGAGTTGATCAACAGATGAGGACATGTGTTCCCGTCACGAGGGGGTCGCGGAGGGGCGGTTGTCGACTGTCGACTCCTGAAGGGGGGCGCGGGGCCGCGGGAGGGAGGAAGGGGGGTGCGGTGCTGCGGTGAGAGCGGTGGGAGGGGGGTGTGTCCCGCAGGTGTCCCGCTGGCGGAACTCCGCGTCTTCCGTGGCCTGCCGTGATCGAACCGGGCGGCCCGTGGAACAGTCTTGCC from the Streptomyces venezuelae genome contains:
- a CDS encoding tRNA-dihydrouridine synthase is translated as MTAAEGGANRPEAPGTAATAAPVEVLGLRLKSPVVVGSGLLTDQERNIRRLLAGGAGAVVTKTIHPRPGPPGNERLLRLPTGMLNSTTYSRRSVDDWCAMLRRFADDGLPVITSVHADSPAELADLAERVTEAGSTALELGISCLNEEDGGLEDTPERVAAYTEAVRRRTPVPISVKLAIGERVRERVDAATASGADALTLSDTISGLAVDADTGEVRLGGAFGYSGPGIKPLVLAEIYGLRRDGLTVPVMASGGVNDAVDVAEYLSVGADAVQVYTVLHKNMHATLRAIRQGFDDWLAAHGGTVADLVGRSIKGA
- a CDS encoding aldehyde dehydrogenase family protein, whose translation is MRYGPTPVENPALGKVFAEAPGCTPERLDHVLDDAARAFPGWAATPLAERRERLHSCHRALLEAVEPMAELLTREQGKPLRHARAEVRLAADWFARTAELGIPSERLVDESDARVDLERVPYGVVAAIAPSNYPVLLAVCKVAPALLAGNTVVLKPSPDTPLSSLMMGRILSEVLPPGTFAVVDGDVELGARLTVHPAVRLVSFTGSVTAGRAIARQAATDLKRVVLELGGNDPAVVLPGTDVLSVAPDLFTAAMTNSGQFCAAVKRVYAPRATYRRLAEAMAEKARTAVVGDGLDPSTEYGPLVSRAQLQRVADLVDDAVAAGADVLAGGAPLDRPGHFYPPTVVTDLPPGSRLEEEEQFGPVIPVIPYDDVEQVFAHVNDSTYGLGCSLWGDEDRARELAARPRCGTVWLNTHGALRHDVPFGGHRHSGIGVEYGTWGLNEYTQLKVHHSALRLRLRQADREMS
- a CDS encoding creatininase family protein gives rise to the protein MRQRATNVPRYGDLTSAQVRQAMDGATLVWPVGGLEQHGPHLPLSVDMDIPDALARQVVAEAGGLLLPGQPFSARSLPQSGGGLHFPGTVHIGGSTFIDYLTDCLTSLARLGPARLVVVNGHYENEGLLFEAIDECAQATLFPETEVLAFSWWSLVAEEWLHEHVPHFPGWHAEHAGLTETSLMMYLRPDTVRAERPSHDAPPPAGVYRHPVDVDEISDRGVLSSAVGASAELGERLFRHLVDGVVDLLGKPPRDALPMST
- a CDS encoding nucleoside 2-deoxyribosyltransferase, whose translation is MSDSTVVRVDGTDGIDLTGVKVFVGGPIQHAIRDDGFHQPLRHAIGDIIEAVTAAHGTVFSAHVAEKFGVDTPLFSPDQVSVRDIGWMRRCDVFVPVLPVDAAGELMRTDGTHVELGWASALDKPIVVVTPMPLAPNASHLLRGLPSVADVTVLDLVEAQANPVELLRLLEKLGQKAVMAP